From one Paeniglutamicibacter psychrophenolicus genomic stretch:
- a CDS encoding helix-turn-helix domain-containing protein, translated as MSGANRDDEPHGIRIRLDEVLEARGMSLAELARRVDVTVANLSVLKNGRARAVRFSTLSAICRELGCQPGDLLAFDGGW; from the coding sequence ATGAGTGGCGCCAACCGGGACGACGAACCGCACGGCATCAGGATCCGGCTCGATGAGGTGCTCGAGGCCCGTGGCATGAGCCTGGCCGAGCTGGCCCGGCGTGTCGATGTCACCGTGGCGAACCTCTCGGTGCTCAAGAACGGCCGGGCAAGGGCCGTGCGCTTCAGCACGCTTTCGGCGATCTGCCGGGAACTTGGCTGCCAACCGGGGGACCTGCTGGCCTTCGATGGGGGCTGGTGA
- a CDS encoding SDR family NAD(P)-dependent oxidoreductase: MKVLVTGASGFLGSHMAEALVRDGHEVRAAARSLARIRHALQLRGCFEEVEPVEADTTIEEDVERAVAGCDAVVHAAASYTLDPRRAANVLAQNVRGTELVLGKAVQRGLDPIIHISSYAALLPGAPEITADSPVGRPPTAYALSKARSEDIARAHQAAGAPVTIIQPGMVWGPGDPASGESTLFARWILGGQMPMGIPGRVPVVDVRDVAAAVAACLVPARGPRRYLATGELVSMRDIQGIVAQAAGRRPPRGSMPAKPLLAMARLADRVQSILPVRLPVNYQGVWTALNCPRCDASKAERELGVVFRPAAESILETAHAVLAARAAEAGSPRRKRRSSS, encoded by the coding sequence ATGAAGGTCTTGGTCACCGGGGCAAGCGGATTCCTCGGCTCGCACATGGCGGAGGCATTGGTCCGTGATGGCCATGAAGTGCGCGCTGCCGCACGATCTCTCGCCCGAATCCGCCACGCCCTGCAGTTGCGCGGCTGCTTCGAAGAGGTCGAGCCCGTCGAGGCCGACACCACCATCGAAGAGGATGTCGAGCGCGCCGTGGCGGGATGCGACGCGGTCGTCCACGCCGCGGCCTCGTACACCCTTGACCCCCGCCGGGCCGCGAACGTGTTGGCGCAGAACGTGCGAGGCACCGAGCTGGTGCTGGGCAAGGCGGTCCAGCGCGGGCTCGACCCTATCATCCACATTTCCTCCTACGCGGCATTGCTCCCGGGTGCGCCGGAGATCACCGCGGACTCCCCGGTGGGCCGGCCGCCCACCGCCTATGCCCTGTCCAAGGCGCGGTCGGAGGATATCGCGCGTGCCCACCAGGCCGCCGGCGCGCCGGTGACGATCATCCAGCCGGGGATGGTGTGGGGGCCGGGCGATCCGGCGTCGGGCGAGTCGACGCTGTTTGCGCGCTGGATCCTGGGCGGCCAGATGCCGATGGGGATCCCGGGGAGGGTTCCGGTGGTCGACGTCCGGGACGTGGCCGCGGCCGTCGCCGCCTGCCTGGTCCCCGCCCGCGGCCCGCGCCGCTACCTGGCCACCGGTGAGCTGGTGTCGATGCGCGATATCCAGGGCATCGTCGCGCAGGCCGCCGGGCGGCGTCCGCCGCGCGGAAGCATGCCGGCCAAGCCGCTGCTGGCGATGGCGCGCCTGGCCGACCGGGTGCAGTCGATCCTCCCGGTGCGCCTGCCGGTGAACTACCAGGGTGTGTGGACGGCGTTGAACTGCCCGCGCTGCGACGCGTCCAAGGCCGAACGCGAGCTCGGAGTCGTGTTCCGGCCGGCCGCCGAATCGATCCTGGAGACCGCCCACGCGGTGTTGGCCGCCCGGGCCGCCGAAGCCGGTTCCCCGCGACGGAAGCGTCGCAGCTCGAGCTGA
- a CDS encoding DUF2975 domain-containing protein codes for MKFRGARPGALALEIVLYIGVAAVAVFGLLRTLLGSMGFGGMLPGWVWGVGERLFGSYFLGEVPSVSARLVNSVEVHATPELYAYGAEPVPSGRGEFSGPFEARVSVFAPDFPQRFGLLGGQLLAMLLALGILLILVGIVRTLRREQGPFIFANAKRLRLIAWLVGAGGTASALLVAGGQWLVLNDAAIAPFVVNRFEFNVVPLLVGSGIFVFAEVFRRGAAMHSDLERVI; via the coding sequence ATGAAATTTCGCGGGGCAAGGCCGGGCGCGCTGGCGCTGGAGATCGTGCTGTATATCGGGGTGGCAGCAGTCGCAGTCTTTGGGTTGCTGCGCACGCTCCTGGGTTCGATGGGGTTCGGGGGCATGCTTCCGGGCTGGGTGTGGGGTGTGGGCGAGCGTCTCTTCGGGTCCTATTTCCTGGGCGAGGTGCCAAGCGTCAGTGCGCGGCTGGTGAACAGCGTTGAAGTGCACGCAACACCCGAGCTATATGCCTACGGGGCCGAACCCGTCCCCAGCGGGCGCGGCGAATTCTCCGGCCCCTTCGAAGCCCGGGTCAGCGTGTTTGCCCCGGACTTCCCGCAGCGTTTCGGCCTGCTGGGCGGGCAGCTGCTGGCAATGCTCCTGGCCCTTGGAATCCTGCTTATCCTGGTGGGGATCGTGCGCACCCTGCGCCGAGAGCAGGGTCCCTTCATCTTTGCCAACGCGAAGCGGCTGCGGTTGATCGCCTGGCTCGTCGGCGCCGGTGGAACCGCCAGCGCGCTGCTGGTCGCCGGGGGCCAATGGCTGGTGCTCAATGACGCCGCCATCGCACCGTTCGTGGTCAACCGCTTCGAATTCAACGTTGTTCCGCTCCTGGTGGGCTCCGGCATCTTCGTCTTCGCCGAGGTGTTCCGCCGCGGCGCGGCGATGCACTCGGACCTGGAACGGGTCATATGA
- a CDS encoding MFS transporter: MNTTPTSIHPAPQRVRAQRRTVATLSVSQLLSGVGNGAGLAIGSLMAVELTGSNAFAGAATTAISVAGALSALPLAALAVKRGRRRALSLGYLLAALGAIGMMVAPVANSFAVLLLGAALLGVGSAANLQARFAATDLAADATRGRDLGLVVWAITIGAVAGPNLIGPGSALGGQFGLPPMSGPFLFSLAGMLLAILVLNIGLRPDPIDLARAWEKEDGVPPHPVSTGRRRGSMATGLSAVRASPGATLGIATIVVAHLVMVGVMSMTPVHLKDLAAIPGHEMHGGSADILIVIGFVISLHIAGMYALSPFIGAWADRIGQPRMMLAGMMVLVAAVLVAGIGAESRSAVTVALVLLGLGWSMSTVSGSAFLAERVDRPRRVLVQGVSDTLMGAAGALGAAGSGVLLATLGFAGLGYLCLGFILVVAFFCVREVARTRA; encoded by the coding sequence GTGAACACAACCCCGACCTCCATCCACCCCGCGCCCCAACGGGTGCGCGCCCAACGCCGCACCGTGGCCACGCTCTCGGTCTCCCAGCTGCTTTCCGGCGTGGGCAACGGCGCCGGTCTGGCCATCGGATCGCTCATGGCCGTGGAACTGACCGGCTCCAACGCCTTCGCCGGGGCGGCAACCACCGCGATCTCCGTCGCCGGCGCACTCAGTGCGCTGCCGCTGGCAGCCCTGGCCGTGAAGCGCGGGCGCCGCAGGGCGCTGTCCCTGGGCTACCTCCTGGCCGCGCTGGGTGCCATCGGCATGATGGTGGCACCCGTGGCGAACTCCTTCGCCGTGCTGCTTCTCGGGGCCGCACTGCTGGGCGTGGGCTCGGCAGCGAACCTGCAGGCCCGTTTCGCCGCCACCGACCTGGCCGCCGACGCCACCCGCGGGCGCGACCTGGGCCTGGTGGTCTGGGCCATCACCATCGGCGCCGTCGCCGGCCCGAACCTCATCGGACCGGGATCGGCGCTGGGCGGGCAATTCGGCCTGCCGCCGATGAGCGGGCCGTTCCTCTTCTCCCTGGCCGGCATGCTGCTGGCCATCCTGGTGCTGAACATCGGACTGCGCCCGGACCCCATCGACCTTGCCCGGGCCTGGGAAAAGGAAGACGGCGTGCCCCCGCACCCCGTCTCGACGGGCAGGCGCCGCGGCTCGATGGCCACCGGGTTGTCGGCGGTGCGCGCCTCTCCGGGCGCGACCCTGGGCATTGCCACCATCGTGGTCGCCCACCTGGTGATGGTCGGGGTCATGTCGATGACCCCGGTGCACCTCAAGGACCTGGCCGCCATCCCGGGGCACGAAATGCACGGGGGCAGCGCCGACATCCTGATCGTCATCGGCTTCGTCATCTCCCTGCACATCGCCGGCATGTACGCGCTCTCCCCGTTCATCGGGGCGTGGGCGGATCGGATCGGCCAGCCGCGGATGATGCTGGCGGGCATGATGGTGCTGGTGGCGGCCGTGCTGGTCGCAGGCATCGGTGCCGAATCCCGCTCCGCGGTCACTGTCGCACTGGTGCTGCTGGGCCTGGGCTGGTCGATGTCGACGGTCTCCGGCTCGGCGTTCCTGGCAGAGCGGGTGGACCGTCCGCGCCGCGTGCTGGTCCAGGGCGTCTCCGACACCCTCATGGGGGCGGCCGGGGCGCTGGGTGCCGCCGGCTCCGGGGTGCTGCTGGCCACGCTGGGCTTCGCCGGCCTCGGCTACCTGTGCCTGGGCTTCATCCTGGTCGTCGCGTTCTTCTGTGTGCGCGAGGTCGCCCGGACCCGCGCCTAA
- a CDS encoding TerC family protein — MSLQFEIISLAALCIILLLDLLYVVKKPHEPSMKEAGLWVGFYVTLALIFGGVVWWQAGPEIGQQFIAGWVTEYSLSIDNLFVFIIIMARFSVPRKYQQEVLMFGIIIALILRGIFIILGAAVIENYSWVFYIFGAFLLWTAWKQATENGEEESDGANSGIVYKLTKNLPISKEFDGNKLRTSIDGKRMFTPMVMVFITIGMTDLLFAVDSIPAIFGLTQSPFIVFTANLFALMGLRQLYFLLGGLMDRLVYLKHALSIILAFIGIKLVFHAMHVNELPFINGGQPITWVPDFSITVSLVVILGTVVIATVASLLSPAGRRAAAEHKAEQVAKKDSE; from the coding sequence TTGTCGCTGCAGTTTGAGATTATCTCGCTCGCGGCATTGTGCATCATTCTTCTTCTTGACCTGCTGTATGTCGTCAAGAAACCACACGAACCCTCGATGAAGGAAGCCGGCCTCTGGGTCGGTTTCTACGTCACCCTCGCCCTGATCTTTGGCGGCGTCGTCTGGTGGCAGGCGGGACCGGAGATCGGCCAGCAATTCATTGCCGGTTGGGTCACCGAGTACTCGCTGAGTATCGACAACCTGTTCGTCTTCATCATCATCATGGCCCGCTTCTCGGTGCCGCGGAAGTACCAGCAGGAAGTGTTGATGTTCGGCATCATCATTGCCCTGATCCTGCGCGGCATCTTCATCATCCTCGGCGCCGCAGTCATCGAGAACTACTCGTGGGTCTTCTACATCTTCGGTGCGTTCCTGCTGTGGACCGCCTGGAAGCAGGCCACCGAAAACGGCGAGGAAGAGTCCGACGGCGCCAACAGCGGCATCGTCTACAAGCTGACCAAGAACCTGCCGATCTCCAAGGAGTTCGACGGCAACAAGCTGCGCACCAGCATCGACGGCAAGCGCATGTTCACCCCGATGGTCATGGTCTTCATCACCATCGGCATGACCGACCTGCTCTTCGCGGTCGACTCGATCCCGGCGATCTTCGGCCTGACGCAGTCCCCGTTCATCGTCTTCACCGCGAACCTGTTCGCGCTGATGGGCCTGCGCCAGCTGTACTTCCTGCTCGGTGGCCTGATGGACCGCCTGGTCTACCTCAAGCACGCACTGTCGATCATCCTGGCCTTCATCGGCATCAAGCTGGTCTTCCACGCCATGCACGTGAACGAACTCCCGTTCATCAACGGCGGCCAGCCGATCACCTGGGTCCCGGACTTCTCCATCACCGTTTCGCTGGTGGTCATCCTGGGCACGGTCGTCATCGCGACCGTCGCCTCGCTGCTCTCCCCGGCCGGCCGCCGCGCCGCCGCCGAGCACAAGGCCGAACAGGTAGCCAAGAAGGACAGCGAGTAA